The stretch of DNA CTCTCTTTTTCTTTCCTGTTATCAAACAAACAGCTCTTTTCCGCACAGCCCAGTTCTTCCAAAATATCTCCAGAATGAATAACAAGCTTGGCGCCGCTTTGGAGCAGTCGAAGTGTGCCTATGCTGTTAAGGCTTGTAACCGGACCGGGAAGCGCGAACACTTCTTTTCCCTGCTCAAGAGCGCAGTCGCAGGTGATCAATGAACCGCTCCGGGCGGCGGCCTCTACAATGAATACGCCCTGGCTGAGGCCGCTGATAATCCTATTCCTTACAGGAAAATTATATTTAAACGGCTGGGTTCCTGGCGGGAACTCGCTGATTACCAGTCCTTTTTCGCTTATCTCGTGAAACAGCCTGACGTTTTCCCTGGGATAAGGTACATCCAGCCCGGAACCCAAGACAGCGGCGGTCTTGCCGCCAGCTTCCAGGGCCCCCTCATGCGCGGCCCCGTCAATACCGCGCGCCAGGCCGCTTATGATCACTAATCCCGATGAGGCCAGTTCACCCGATATTTTCCTGGCCTGTTTGATCCCGTATGCGGTAGCCTTGCGGGACCCTACCACCGCCACAGCTTTTTGGTCTGCCAGCGACAGGTCACCGCAATAATATAGAATACAGGGAATATTGGAAATTTGCAACAGCGAAGCAGGAAAGCGGGAATCCTGCCGTGTTATCAGCTTGATTCCCTTTTTGTCCATATATTCCCCAAGTTTTAACGGTTCAAGTTCACCTTTTTCAAATATGAACTTCTCCCACAGTTCTTCGGGTATACCCAAGCCGGGCGGGTTTTTTCCACATTTCCAGGCAGCTTCCCAGGAACCAAAATAGTTATAGATATCAAGAAAACACTTATTTAGGCTCGATTGAAATACCTGGTGAAACGCTGCCGCATACAGGGTATCTATTATCATTCACACTCCTTCGTATAACAAAAAAGATAGCACATGGCTACCTTTTTTACAATGTTATGCTCTCTTCTATGTCCAAAATCCTTACCTCTAAAGCGGGATACTTGGCCTTTAACTGCTGGACAAACCTGTTCGGGTCCTGCTTGACTAAAGGGAATGTATTATAGTGCATAGGTATGTTTATCCTGGCCTGCAGCATCCCGGCGGCCCTGACGGCATCTTCGGGTCCCATCACATAATTGTCGCCGATAGGCAAGAGCGCGCAGTCCAGGTTATACATCTCACCAATAAGTTTCATATCCAAAAATAGTCCGGTATCGCCTGCATGATATATGTATTTTCCCTGCATTTCTATGACGAATCCGCAGGGATTGCCTGTATATATGATGTTTTCTCCTTCTATAACCGCCGACCCGTGCCAGGCAGGAGTAAGTTTCACCCTGCCGAACTCGAACTGCCATGAACCGCCGATATGCATGGTATGTACTGCCGCGCCCCTGTTTTTACAATATACGGCCAGTTCATTGGGGGAAATAATAATAGCCCCGGTCCTTTTCGCGATAGCGACAGCATCGCCCAGGTGGTCGCCGTGGCCATGAGAGACCAGAATGTGGGTGGGTTTGAGGTCCTGAGCCTTTATTTTTGCCAGTGGGTTGCCTGAAATAAAGGGATCGATTAAGATATCGTACTTTCCATCGGTTAAGCTGAAACAGGCATGACCATGAAAGGTAAGCTTAATCAAACTCATCACCTCCGATTTTTCTACCATTATAAGGCATAATGAAGAAAATATCAAACAGGCTTTTGAGTCTTTTTAGCAAATTATCAAGGTTTCAAACCCGTCTATCTCTTCTCCTGGGATACTTCCACATACTGATTCAAAACACCAAGCCATTCCTCAAATGTTTCTTTTTGTCGGCTGTTCTTTTCTCGTTGGATAATATCCTCCAAGATAGAGAGCTGCTTCATGTTAAAACCCTTTAACTTATTACGTATTTCCGCTATTTTTTCGTCTTCATAGATTATCCGGATCAACATTCTATCCCCTCTTTCTCCTGCATAGCATTTTATTTCTAGTTCGACACAACATGCAAAATGCCTTTAAGTAAATGCTGGCAACGGTTCATCGTAAAAAGCGAGGCAGTTCCGTTTGTTTGCGGAACTGCCTAAAAGTTTTCTTGAAAATAGATTTAATTTACTGGCTTGTGCCGGTGACTCCTGTTGATATGCCGGCCTGCTGGCCGATTTCACGCAGGCTTGGTGACACCCCTCCACCAGCGTTTCCTGCCAGATTCGAGGAAGTCGGCAGCAGCGTCTGGCCGGCTGTGCCAGCTTGGTAACCTGCCTGCTGCGCACCCTGGTAACCATAACCGGCTCCTGTCACACCCCCGCCGGTGAGACCAGATGTTTGAAAGCCCGGGACATTTCCAAATGTCTGTAAAGTGCCCTGGTATGTTTCCGCTCCCATCGTCTCAGGATTGAAAAGCTGGTTTCCCTGAAAACCCTGGGTAACTGGGGACACAGTTGTTCCAGTCGTAAATATGCCTGGCTGCGTTGAACCGTACTGGGTTATATTCGGTGCTGCGTAACCCTGTGCCTGGAAGGTCCCGCCAGCAGGTTGCGCAATACCAATGTTCTGCAGGTTGGCAACAACATCCTGGCAAACCTGCTGGACTCTCTGGAGCTGCTGTGCGGCGTAAGCTTCGTCTTGAGCAAGCTGCTGCAATCTCTGCTGGTTGTAC from Peptococcaceae bacterium encodes:
- the dprA gene encoding DNA-processing protein DprA, which encodes MIIDTLYAAAFHQVFQSSLNKCFLDIYNYFGSWEAAWKCGKNPPGLGIPEELWEKFIFEKGELEPLKLGEYMDKKGIKLITRQDSRFPASLLQISNIPCILYYCGDLSLADQKAVAVVGSRKATAYGIKQARKISGELASSGLVIISGLARGIDGAAHEGALEAGGKTAAVLGSGLDVPYPRENVRLFHEISEKGLVISEFPPGTQPFKYNFPVRNRIISGLSQGVFIVEAAARSGSLITCDCALEQGKEVFALPGPVTSLNSIGTLRLLQSGAKLVIHSGDILEELGCAEKSCLFDNRKEKESQLSHEERWVLDRIFWEPTHIDQLIGNNKNQFNLHKLLLNLEVKGLIKQLPGNYYLRV
- a CDS encoding metal-dependent hydrolase — encoded protein: MKLTFHGHACFSLTDGKYDILIDPFISGNPLAKIKAQDLKPTHILVSHGHGDHLGDAVAIAKRTGAIIISPNELAVYCKNRGAAVHTMHIGGSWQFEFGRVKLTPAWHGSAVIEGENIIYTGNPCGFVIEMQGKYIYHAGDTGLFLDMKLIGEMYNLDCALLPIGDNYVMGPEDAVRAAGMLQARINIPMHYNTFPLVKQDPNRFVQQLKAKYPALEVRILDIEESITL